The Peribacillus sp. FSL P2-0133 genome has a segment encoding these proteins:
- a CDS encoding GyrI-like domain-containing protein — protein MNMNSLKSPLEGIWDLTEEGKKLDTLNKDELLFTIMIRQPDFVTKEIVEWAFENVEKKKPHPFLNDVKFGTFQDGLSVQMLHVGPYDDEPQSFKLMNEFIKNNNLERTSLQHREIYLSDFRKVEPAKLKTVLRYKVKPIE, from the coding sequence ATGAACATGAATTCGCTGAAAAGTCCATTAGAAGGAATTTGGGATTTAACAGAAGAGGGAAAGAAATTAGATACATTGAATAAAGATGAATTATTATTTACTATCATGATTAGACAACCAGATTTTGTAACAAAGGAAATAGTAGAGTGGGCATTTGAAAATGTAGAAAAAAAGAAACCACATCCATTTTTAAATGATGTAAAGTTCGGTACATTTCAAGATGGTTTATCTGTCCAAATGCTTCATGTAGGTCCATATGATGATGAACCTCAAAGTTTTAAATTAATGAATGAATTCATAAAAAATAATAATCTTGAAAGAACTTCATTACAACATAGAGAAATATATCTTTCAGATTTTAGAAAAGTTGAACCTGCAAAATTAAAAACCGTTTTGAGATATAAGGTTAAGCCAATTGAATAG
- a CDS encoding DMT family transporter, which translates to MQGEKREKFGLFLGLVGVICFSLTLPSTSIAVEYFGTAIVGLGRTVVAAILVAVVLIVRKEKLPSLRQFKRLLIVAFGAVLGFPLLTSWAMESLPVSHGAVELALLPLATAGFAIFRAGEIPSLKFWISSMISSLAVIMYALHLGFGQLQIADLALLAAVVILGLSYAEGGELAKELGSWQVIAWAIMIGAPFFIIPVGLNLTTEMLHAPIHAWISFIYLAVVSQFLAYVAWYSGMAMGGIARVSQIQYLQPFLMILFATVFLDESITIFTLVIAVIVVFSVILGKNAPVSKNGAVSEKS; encoded by the coding sequence ATGCAGGGAGAAAAAAGAGAAAAATTCGGATTATTTTTGGGATTAGTGGGGGTCATTTGTTTTAGCTTAACACTCCCTTCTACAAGTATTGCAGTAGAATATTTTGGAACTGCGATCGTTGGTTTAGGAAGAACAGTCGTAGCCGCTATTTTAGTAGCCGTGGTACTAATTGTTCGTAAGGAAAAACTACCTTCTCTTCGTCAATTTAAACGTCTACTCATTGTTGCTTTTGGTGCAGTTTTAGGATTTCCTCTCCTCACTTCGTGGGCAATGGAATCCTTGCCTGTTTCGCATGGAGCTGTGGAATTAGCTCTGTTGCCGTTAGCGACAGCCGGATTTGCTATATTTAGGGCAGGTGAAATCCCATCTCTCAAATTCTGGATTTCAAGTATGATCAGCTCTTTAGCGGTAATTATGTATGCACTTCATCTTGGATTCGGCCAATTGCAAATTGCCGATTTAGCTTTACTGGCAGCAGTGGTCATTCTGGGACTTAGTTACGCAGAAGGGGGAGAATTAGCGAAAGAATTAGGTAGCTGGCAAGTGATTGCTTGGGCAATTATGATCGGTGCTCCATTTTTCATTATTCCAGTTGGGCTAAACCTGACAACTGAAATGCTTCATGCCCCAATACATGCTTGGATTAGTTTTATTTATCTCGCAGTGGTTAGTCAATTTCTAGCATATGTTGCTTGGTATAGCGGAATGGCTATGGGCGGGATAGCAAGAGTTAGTCAGATTCAATATTTACAACCATTTTTGATGATTCTATTTGCAACAGTATTTCTAGATGAATCCATCACAATTTTCACTCTTGTAATAGCAGTGATTGTTGTCTTTTCTGTTATATTAGGCAAAAATGCTCCCGTATCAAAAAACGGAGCTGTATCAGAGAAAAGCTAA
- a CDS encoding PLP-dependent aminotransferase family protein — translation MNSKYIMIMEDIKLRLEDGSLIAGSKLPSVRQLSEYFSCSKNTVIKAYVELEKEHLIYSVPKSGYYVVNEYQKATEENEVIDFLSAGPDKNVMPYVEFQHCMNQAIDHYKEELFTYSDQQGLYSLRVQLVKYLQNLQVFTQSERLVVVSGSQQALNLLVSMPFPNGKNNILIEQPTYFGFIESINLHQTTTFGIELSMEGIDLDRLEYIFRNNDIKFFYIIPRFHNPLGHCYTNGEKKKIVELAEKYDVYIVEDDILGDLDPNPKSDPLFSFDPSGRVIYIKSLSKIFLPGLRIGTVVLPALMINNFIRYKFSSDFNSSALSQGALEIYLKSGMFNSHLKKVKEVYRTKMQILQEACQLLLPANTSFSKPTSGFYLSISLPENVKAKQVVHMLNEQHIYVDDASRMFLAEYKKENLVRLCISQVNESQIKLGVERLAHCIALIDSRKKHITPNNFLLI, via the coding sequence ATGAATTCAAAATATATTATGATAATGGAAGACATTAAGCTTCGACTAGAAGATGGTTCGCTAATTGCAGGCAGTAAACTGCCTTCTGTTCGTCAGTTATCTGAGTATTTTTCATGTAGCAAAAATACGGTCATTAAAGCATACGTAGAACTTGAAAAAGAACATTTAATTTATTCTGTTCCTAAGAGCGGCTACTATGTTGTGAATGAATACCAAAAAGCGACGGAAGAAAATGAGGTGATTGATTTTTTGTCTGCCGGTCCAGATAAAAATGTTATGCCTTATGTGGAATTTCAACATTGTATGAATCAAGCAATTGATCATTATAAAGAAGAGCTTTTTACATACTCTGATCAACAAGGGCTTTACTCACTACGAGTACAGTTGGTGAAATATCTGCAAAATTTACAGGTTTTCACTCAATCAGAAAGATTAGTCGTTGTATCTGGCTCGCAGCAAGCCCTTAATTTATTAGTGTCTATGCCATTTCCAAATGGAAAAAACAATATTCTAATTGAACAGCCTACTTATTTCGGATTCATTGAGTCGATCAATCTGCATCAAACTACTACTTTTGGAATTGAATTATCAATGGAAGGGATTGATCTTGATCGTCTGGAATACATTTTTCGAAATAATGATATAAAATTTTTCTATATTATCCCGAGATTTCACAATCCACTTGGACATTGTTATACGAATGGCGAAAAGAAAAAAATCGTTGAGTTAGCTGAAAAATACGATGTATATATAGTGGAGGATGATATATTAGGAGACCTTGATCCAAATCCAAAATCAGATCCTTTATTTTCTTTTGATCCTTCTGGGAGAGTGATCTATATTAAAAGCCTTTCGAAAATTTTTCTCCCTGGGTTAAGGATTGGTACTGTCGTTCTTCCTGCATTAATGATTAACAATTTCATACGATATAAATTTAGTTCGGATTTTAATAGTTCAGCACTTTCTCAAGGTGCGCTAGAAATCTATTTAAAAAGCGGTATGTTTAATAGCCATCTCAAAAAAGTCAAAGAGGTATATAGGACTAAAATGCAGATCCTTCAAGAAGCATGTCAATTATTGCTGCCGGCCAATACTTCTTTTTCAAAACCGACTTCCGGATTCTATCTTTCCATCAGTTTGCCCGAAAATGTGAAAGCAAAACAGGTGGTTCATATGTTAAACGAGCAGCATATATATGTTGATGATGCCTCTAGAATGTTTTTAGCAGAATATAAAAAAGAAAATCTCGTTCGATTATGCATCTCACAAGTGAACGAGAGTCAAATTAAACTAGGGGTAGAGCGATTGGCTCACTGTATTGCTTTAATTGACAGTAGAAAAAAACATATTACTCCAAATAACTTTTTACTCATATAG
- a CDS encoding LysE family transporter → MNITSFLIYCFIVTFTPGPTNIVILSTVHNMGTKKAMEYTYGATIAFGLLLVISAMLNTMLVTIIPKILIVMQIIGSFYMFYLAYQIYKMDTSKPTVNQTATFMSGFLMQFLNPKVVLFTMTVIPSFIMPHYTAMPAVTISVVSITIVGFLAFITWVLFGTLFKEFLQKHEKFVNAVMAISLAYSAIMIWM, encoded by the coding sequence ATGAATATTACATCTTTTTTAATTTACTGTTTTATTGTAACTTTTACACCAGGACCTACTAATATCGTGATATTATCCACAGTGCATAATATGGGGACAAAGAAGGCAATGGAATATACGTATGGAGCAACTATTGCTTTTGGTTTATTACTTGTTATTTCTGCTATGTTGAATACTATGCTAGTAACGATAATCCCAAAAATTTTGATCGTTATGCAGATAATCGGAAGCTTTTATATGTTCTATCTCGCTTATCAAATTTACAAAATGGATACATCAAAACCAACTGTAAACCAAACTGCCACTTTTATGTCAGGCTTCCTTATGCAGTTTTTAAATCCTAAGGTGGTTCTATTTACAATGACTGTAATTCCCAGCTTTATTATGCCACACTATACTGCAATGCCTGCAGTGACAATAAGTGTTGTTTCTATAACTATTGTAGGATTTTTAGCTTTTATTACATGGGTTCTTTTCGGTACGCTCTTCAAGGAGTTTTTACAGAAGCATGAAAAGTTTGTTAATGCCGTGATGGCAATATCTTTAGCTTATTCTGCTATAATGATTTGGATGTAG
- a CDS encoding AraC family transcriptional regulator, producing MDKFIYKKSAGITALSASITDFTYKKHSHKEYAIGVTLRGIQHYNLDGSLQLSYQNGVMLFNPEQAHDGMAHDEAGLDYVMLYIEPQLLLEVIEKKDLVRFSTPIVYDYRIEQRILNLSNAILSEKDEALCSELLLSLADSLIQTNLSTDCKKDNAPIRKAKEMFHTNLDNVLKLDEICKELNLSKFQFIRLFKAHTGISPYQYFLNCKIERAKQLIEKNGDIYSAVADCGFVDLTHLNKHFKSVYGITAFEYMSHLK from the coding sequence ATGGACAAATTTATCTATAAAAAATCTGCAGGTATTACGGCGTTGTCAGCCAGTATTACTGATTTTACGTATAAAAAGCACTCTCACAAGGAATATGCGATAGGTGTAACATTGCGTGGTATTCAGCATTATAACTTGGATGGAAGTTTACAATTATCATATCAAAATGGTGTTATGCTTTTTAATCCAGAACAGGCACATGACGGAATGGCACATGATGAGGCAGGTCTTGATTATGTTATGCTATATATTGAGCCACAATTGCTTTTAGAGGTTATTGAGAAAAAGGATTTAGTACGATTTTCAACTCCCATTGTGTATGATTATAGAATTGAACAAAGAATATTAAATCTTTCTAATGCTATTTTAAGTGAAAAAGATGAGGCTTTGTGCAGTGAATTACTCTTATCCCTCGCAGATAGCCTTATTCAAACGAATCTTTCTACAGACTGTAAGAAAGATAACGCTCCAATTAGAAAAGCAAAGGAAATGTTTCATACCAATTTAGACAATGTACTTAAACTTGACGAGATATGTAAAGAGCTTAATTTATCTAAATTCCAGTTTATCAGATTATTCAAGGCCCATACTGGAATTTCACCATACCAATACTTTCTTAACTGCAAGATAGAACGTGCAAAGCAGCTAATAGAAAAAAACGGAGATATTTATTCAGCTGTTGCTGATTGTGGTTTTGTTGATTTAACCCATTTAAATAAACATTTTAAAAGCGTATATGGAATAACGGCATTTGAATATATGTCACATTTAAAATGA
- a CDS encoding MaoC family dehydratase N-terminal domain-containing protein codes for MSLNVGDIIKFERTFTKEDVEMFTKVSWDEGNHHITPDEQGRLVIQGLLTACLPTKVGGENNVLARTMNFEFIKPVFTGDTIICEVTIEKFEKKDNGRISILATFLCANQNEEQVLRGSFAGVIL; via the coding sequence TTGTCTTTAAACGTAGGGGATATTATTAAATTTGAACGGACTTTCACCAAAGAGGATGTTGAAATGTTCACAAAAGTATCCTGGGATGAGGGGAATCACCATATTACTCCCGATGAACAGGGGAGACTTGTTATTCAAGGGTTGTTGACTGCTTGTTTACCAACAAAAGTTGGTGGAGAAAACAATGTACTGGCTCGTACTATGAATTTTGAGTTTATTAAACCAGTTTTTACAGGAGATACAATAATATGTGAAGTAACGATCGAAAAGTTTGAAAAGAAAGATAATGGTAGAATATCTATTTTGGCAACTTTCCTATGCGCAAACCAGAATGAGGAACAAGTATTAAGAGGAAGCTTTGCGGGAGTCATATTATAA
- a CDS encoding MBL fold metallo-hydrolase, with the protein MNNSSIIFFERKFPSANMLLIKDQLPVLIDTGFGSDAKGTEQLIKEVGVSPEELHLIVNTHYHSDHVGGNFHFQKNFGVKIAAHKWEADLINSCDLESCSAEWLDQPVEPYRVDIKLSDNDEIYTGSRNLKVLYTPGHTLGHISLYEPEEEILICGDLFHKNDIGWLNIFREGVTSIQRSIESLDLLSMLTIRKAYSGHGPQIENPMVSIDAARKRFEKWLKAPEKVSWHACKRIFSFTLIIKNGLAKEEVDEYLLQCGWFHDFARYSFKLNPEEFIRVLLDEMIRSGAASWHNDHLISSTPYHAPQKKWMNKNIKPKDWKSPGYLT; encoded by the coding sequence ATGAACAACTCAAGTATTATTTTTTTTGAAAGAAAATTTCCCAGTGCAAACATGTTACTTATTAAGGATCAGCTCCCAGTCCTTATTGATACTGGTTTTGGAAGTGATGCGAAAGGTACAGAGCAATTAATTAAAGAAGTAGGCGTTTCACCTGAAGAATTACACCTTATAGTGAATACGCACTATCATAGCGATCATGTAGGGGGGAATTTTCATTTTCAAAAAAATTTCGGTGTTAAGATTGCTGCTCATAAATGGGAAGCAGATTTAATTAATTCTTGTGACCTTGAATCCTGTAGTGCAGAATGGTTAGATCAGCCTGTAGAACCTTATCGAGTGGATATAAAGCTCTCAGATAACGATGAGATTTACACAGGTAGTAGAAATTTGAAAGTCTTGTACACTCCGGGACATACTTTAGGGCATATTTCTTTATATGAACCGGAAGAAGAAATACTAATTTGCGGGGATCTTTTCCACAAAAATGATATCGGATGGTTAAATATCTTCCGAGAGGGTGTAACATCTATCCAACGATCTATAGAAAGTTTGGATCTATTGTCCATGCTCACAATTCGAAAGGCATATTCGGGACATGGACCTCAAATAGAAAATCCTATGGTTTCCATTGATGCAGCAAGGAAACGGTTTGAAAAGTGGCTAAAGGCACCAGAAAAAGTTTCATGGCATGCTTGTAAGAGGATTTTTTCATTCACATTAATCATTAAAAATGGATTGGCAAAAGAAGAAGTTGATGAGTACCTATTACAGTGTGGTTGGTTCCATGATTTTGCACGCTACTCTTTCAAGCTAAATCCAGAGGAATTTATTCGAGTCCTGCTTGATGAAATGATTCGTTCTGGAGCAGCAAGCTGGCACAATGATCATTTAATTTCTTCCACTCCATATCACGCGCCACAAAAAAAATGGATGAATAAGAACATAAAGCCGAAAGATTGGAAGTCCCCAGGCTATCTCACATAA
- a CDS encoding MFS transporter, whose translation MKNQRIFNKSFLFLFTSNLLVFIGFEMLLPILPAYMLSMNASSIHVGLVTTLFTIGAVLIRPFVGYYLIDNQRKSLAICASAALMIITMLYPFLNIIWLLLLLRLFHGAAWGVSTTANSTIVVDLIPKTRLGEGIGYFSISTTVGAIIAPSIGILIYDSFSFDILIWSSVVLSLLAVIALQFVYSPTTEKREKKPFRLLDMIFEKDVWFQALLTVITTLGFGAIITFIVLFGKQKELDHIFLFFLINATVATLLRPFTGKWYDKKGPWSIIIMSAVLGFLSLFILSYARNDLQLIIAAILFGAGYGTVMPCLQTWTVQNVREEKRGAANATFFSSFDVGVGISSFVLGILAEWISLEMIFRFVSLSFIVVAVLVYKDYLIEKSRYKNI comes from the coding sequence ATGAAAAATCAAAGAATCTTTAATAAATCATTTCTTTTTTTATTTACAAGCAACTTATTAGTTTTTATAGGGTTTGAAATGTTGCTTCCTATTTTGCCAGCCTATATGTTAAGCATGAATGCATCTTCCATTCATGTTGGTCTAGTAACAACATTATTTACGATAGGTGCTGTTCTAATCAGACCTTTTGTAGGTTACTATTTAATTGATAACCAACGGAAAAGTCTAGCCATTTGTGCAAGTGCAGCTTTAATGATTATAACAATGCTGTATCCATTTCTTAATATTATATGGCTTCTTCTATTGTTACGACTTTTCCATGGTGCAGCGTGGGGGGTATCGACCACAGCTAATAGTACAATAGTAGTTGATTTAATTCCTAAGACACGATTAGGAGAAGGAATAGGGTATTTTTCTATATCCACAACGGTAGGGGCTATCATTGCACCAAGTATAGGTATCCTTATCTATGACTCTTTTTCCTTCGATATTTTAATTTGGTCATCAGTAGTACTGAGCCTATTGGCAGTAATTGCGCTTCAATTTGTATATTCACCTACCACTGAAAAGCGTGAGAAGAAACCATTTCGATTATTGGATATGATTTTTGAAAAAGATGTTTGGTTCCAAGCGTTACTGACGGTTATTACAACACTTGGTTTTGGAGCGATCATTACATTTATCGTTCTATTTGGAAAACAAAAGGAATTGGATCATATTTTTCTATTCTTCCTTATCAATGCAACTGTCGCTACATTACTACGTCCGTTTACGGGAAAATGGTATGACAAAAAAGGACCTTGGTCTATTATCATTATGTCAGCTGTGTTAGGATTTTTGTCACTTTTTATACTTTCTTATGCAAGGAATGATCTTCAACTTATCATTGCGGCGATTTTATTTGGGGCAGGTTATGGAACTGTTATGCCATGTTTACAAACGTGGACTGTTCAAAATGTAAGAGAAGAAAAAAGAGGCGCAGCCAACGCAACCTTTTTTTCCAGCTTTGACGTTGGTGTTGGAATTAGCTCATTTGTATTAGGTATTTTAGCTGAATGGATTAGTTTAGAGATGATCTTCAGGTTTGTTAGTCTAAGTTTTATTGTTGTTGCAGTTTTAGTATATAAGGATTATTTAATTGAAAAGTCAAGGTATAAAAATATATAA
- a CDS encoding MTH1187 family thiamine-binding protein, giving the protein MAIVDVTVIPVGTQTPSVSSYVADIQRVLKQYEEKGEIRFQLTPMNTIIEGDLPKLFEVIQAMHEVPFEKGLARVCTNIRIDDRRDKDRKMEDKVKRVKGMLEE; this is encoded by the coding sequence ATGGCAATAGTTGATGTAACGGTTATTCCTGTCGGTACACAAACTCCAAGTGTCAGCAGTTATGTGGCAGATATTCAAAGAGTTTTAAAGCAATATGAAGAAAAGGGAGAAATTCGTTTTCAACTGACTCCCATGAATACAATCATTGAAGGCGACCTGCCTAAGTTGTTTGAAGTGATCCAAGCGATGCACGAAGTACCTTTTGAAAAAGGTCTTGCTAGAGTTTGTACGAATATCCGAATCGATGACCGTCGTGATAAAGACCGCAAGATGGAAGACAAAGTAAAGCGAGTGAAGGGCATGCTTGAGGAATAA
- a CDS encoding putative sulfate exporter family transporter → MTPSPNKQKKAAKKLNVSLISGIGFTFIIAVLGFILAALPGLNHIGPLACAILLAVVYRQFFGYPIKLRTGIQFSSKKLLRFAIILYGLKLNMIVIFHQGFPLLLRGTMTIIFSIVVLMIIAKWLKADFNLSLLLSVGTGICGAAAIAAVSPIIKAKDEDTAMGVGIIALVGTVFSIIYTLIYPFLSIGPMNYGNWVGISLHEIGHVALAAAPAGQDALAHALLAKLTRVFLLIPVCFILMFWMKKKGKIEGEARFEFPWFLIGFIAMSFVGSYIIGNKVSVSQKVMTDIAGFTSFILTMSMTGLGLNISLKELRTKAIRPLIAIIITSILLSSLTYISF, encoded by the coding sequence ATAACTCCCAGTCCAAATAAGCAAAAAAAAGCGGCAAAAAAGCTAAATGTTTCTTTGATTTCTGGAATTGGTTTTACATTTATTATAGCCGTGTTAGGTTTTATTTTGGCAGCGTTGCCAGGTCTAAATCATATTGGACCTCTTGCGTGTGCCATTTTATTAGCTGTGGTTTATAGACAGTTTTTTGGATATCCAATAAAATTACGTACTGGTATTCAATTTTCATCAAAAAAACTATTGAGATTTGCCATCATACTTTATGGATTAAAGCTTAACATGATTGTGATATTTCATCAGGGTTTCCCTCTATTGCTAAGAGGGACAATGACGATCATTTTTTCAATTGTTGTTCTTATGATCATTGCAAAATGGCTGAAGGCAGATTTTAATCTTTCTTTATTATTAAGTGTCGGCACAGGCATTTGTGGTGCGGCTGCCATCGCGGCCGTATCGCCAATTATAAAAGCAAAAGATGAAGATACGGCTATGGGAGTAGGCATCATCGCATTAGTCGGCACGGTGTTTTCAATAATCTATACGTTAATATATCCTTTTTTATCTATTGGTCCTATGAATTACGGAAATTGGGTTGGAATCAGCCTACACGAGATAGGCCATGTTGCTTTAGCTGCTGCCCCGGCAGGCCAGGATGCTCTTGCTCACGCATTACTTGCCAAACTTACACGAGTATTCCTATTAATTCCGGTTTGCTTTATCCTCATGTTTTGGATGAAAAAGAAAGGAAAAATAGAAGGGGAGGCAAGATTCGAGTTTCCATGGTTTTTAATTGGCTTTATCGCTATGAGTTTTGTGGGAAGCTATATCATTGGTAATAAGGTATCGGTATCACAAAAAGTGATGACTGATATTGCAGGCTTCACATCATTTATCTTAACAATGTCAATGACCGGATTAGGATTAAATATTAGCTTGAAAGAACTACGTACCAAAGCAATACGTCCACTTATTGCCATTATTATTACATCAATTCTTTTATCATCGCTAACGTATATTAGTTTTTAA
- a CDS encoding LysR family transcriptional regulator, which yields MDQLLSVFISVADKRNFSRAAEELHMTQPAVSQQIQQLEKYVGSKLLLRTNKSVQLTKAGEIVYLHAKEITGLYKRMSMLVNELNNEPTGPLKIGASYTFGEYVLPHILARMKKLFPNIYPSVQIGNTRDIAKAITSHEIDVGIVEGEISLRNIYIKPVSTDQMYIVAGGKYPIYFNKEVTRRQVEQENWIVREEGSGTREATETLFQSLQIRPSKLMEFGSTQLIKEAVEAGLGISYLSELTVKKERMLGTIQVLNVKGTPIKRNFSVITESVELHTKSMNLFIELIEKYLKNQLLQ from the coding sequence ATGGATCAACTATTATCTGTTTTTATATCTGTAGCTGATAAAAGAAACTTTTCAAGGGCAGCGGAAGAGCTTCATATGACTCAGCCTGCAGTCAGCCAGCAAATTCAACAATTGGAAAAATATGTAGGTTCAAAACTACTTCTGCGAACAAATAAATCTGTCCAGCTGACTAAAGCAGGTGAAATAGTCTATTTACATGCTAAAGAAATAACAGGTTTATATAAACGAATGTCAATGTTAGTGAATGAATTAAATAACGAGCCAACAGGACCATTAAAAATTGGTGCCAGCTATACCTTTGGAGAGTATGTATTACCACATATACTTGCAAGAATGAAAAAACTATTTCCTAATATCTACCCTTCGGTACAGATTGGCAACACAAGGGATATTGCCAAAGCAATCACAAGTCATGAGATCGATGTAGGAATTGTAGAGGGGGAAATTTCTCTTAGAAATATATATATAAAACCCGTTTCCACCGACCAAATGTATATCGTGGCAGGGGGTAAATATCCAATTTATTTCAATAAGGAAGTTACACGAAGACAGGTAGAACAAGAGAATTGGATTGTCCGTGAAGAAGGTTCTGGTACAAGAGAGGCAACAGAAACATTATTTCAATCTTTACAAATACGTCCTTCCAAGTTAATGGAGTTCGGCAGCACACAACTTATAAAAGAAGCAGTTGAAGCCGGGCTTGGCATTAGTTACTTATCTGAACTTACTGTTAAAAAAGAAAGAATGCTCGGTACCATTCAAGTATTAAATGTAAAAGGGACACCGATAAAAAGAAATTTTTCAGTAATAACAGAATCTGTGGAATTGCATACGAAATCTATGAACTTATTTATTGAGTTAATAGAAAAATATCTTAAGAACCAATTATTGCAATAG
- a CDS encoding long-chain-fatty-acid--CoA ligase, which yields MSYNLNENLKRSASKFPESIAYIYRDESVTYQELNQKVDRLAAGLYVQGIRKGDGVALILGNSPEFLIAFHGILRLGAFVVPINPLYTQGEINYLLDNSQAKAVITHVSVEQKLSEVKKQLKNLKLVVYTEAEDQESTWENLMETSTSINVYESPYIDEEDLAVILYTSGTTGKPKGAMLTHRNLVSNADSISKLLELDVKDRIVAVLPMFHVFCMTVCLNAPIACGATILIQPNFSPHDVVSTIREKKATVFAGVPTMYSFIYQLPEAIAEDCQSIRMCISGGASIPAELLHKFENKFNVSILEGYGLSETAPLVAINPLNGTRKPGSIGLNIPAVQSKVVDEFGKELQRGEVGELVVQGPNVMKGYLGMPEATSAAFNDGWFYTGDLATMDEEGYIYIVDRKKDIIIVGGYNVYPREVEEVLYQHPAVVEAAVIGVPDGEYGESVKAFVVVKDEQITMNHIIQFCQDKLVKYKLPKRVEIFKELPKNSTGKILRRELRELTEVK from the coding sequence ATGAGCTATAACTTAAACGAAAATCTAAAAAGAAGCGCAAGTAAATTCCCAGAAAGTATCGCTTATATCTATAGAGATGAAAGTGTTACTTATCAAGAACTAAATCAGAAGGTGGATCGATTGGCTGCTGGTCTGTATGTACAAGGAATCAGGAAGGGAGATGGAGTGGCTCTTATTTTAGGAAATAGCCCTGAATTTCTCATTGCGTTCCACGGCATTTTACGGCTTGGTGCATTTGTTGTTCCAATCAATCCTTTGTATACCCAAGGGGAAATCAACTACTTATTAGACAATAGTCAAGCCAAAGCGGTCATTACTCATGTATCTGTAGAACAGAAATTATCAGAAGTAAAAAAGCAATTGAAAAATCTGAAGCTTGTGGTTTATACCGAAGCCGAGGACCAGGAATCGACATGGGAGAATCTCATGGAAACAAGCACAAGCATTAATGTTTACGAAAGCCCTTACATTGATGAGGAAGACCTTGCAGTCATTCTATACACATCAGGAACAACCGGGAAACCAAAGGGTGCAATGTTAACGCATCGGAACTTGGTGTCAAATGCGGACTCCATTTCAAAATTACTAGAACTCGATGTTAAAGATCGTATCGTAGCTGTTCTGCCAATGTTCCATGTATTCTGTATGACAGTTTGTCTGAATGCGCCAATTGCTTGTGGGGCAACAATCCTAATCCAGCCTAATTTCAGCCCTCATGACGTGGTCAGCACCATTCGAGAAAAAAAGGCAACCGTGTTTGCTGGAGTACCTACGATGTACAGTTTTATTTATCAATTGCCTGAAGCGATTGCGGAGGATTGCCAATCTATTCGCATGTGTATCTCAGGAGGTGCTTCGATTCCGGCAGAGCTGCTGCATAAATTTGAAAACAAGTTTAATGTTTCTATCTTGGAAGGATATGGGCTTTCTGAAACTGCTCCTCTCGTCGCTATTAATCCTTTAAATGGGACTCGCAAGCCAGGTTCTATCGGCTTGAATATTCCAGCTGTCCAAAGCAAAGTTGTAGATGAGTTCGGAAAGGAATTGCAGAGAGGAGAAGTTGGAGAATTAGTTGTTCAAGGGCCGAATGTAATGAAGGGATATTTGGGGATGCCGGAAGCTACTTCAGCTGCTTTTAATGACGGGTGGTTTTACACTGGTGATCTCGCAACAATGGATGAAGAAGGATACATCTACATTGTTGACCGCAAGAAGGACATTATTATTGTTGGAGGCTACAATGTATATCCTCGTGAAGTGGAGGAAGTCCTATATCAACATCCTGCTGTGGTAGAGGCGGCCGTAATCGGAGTTCCAGATGGGGAATACGGAGAAAGTGTTAAAGCTTTTGTCGTAGTTAAGGATGAGCAGATCACCATGAATCACATTATTCAATTCTGTCAGGATAAGCTGGTGAAGTACAAGCTTCCTAAGCGAGTAGAAATTTTTAAAGAACTGCCTAAGAACTCAACAGGGAAGATATTGCGGAGAGAGTTAAGAGAATTGACTGAAGTGAAGTAA